The Streptomyces aurantiacus genome includes a region encoding these proteins:
- a CDS encoding site-2 protease family protein, with product MDESGGSGQPRSGTDEADERRTGQPRPGDPATTTARPPADQDPHDAEATADAAAKAADPAHPDQAEGTTAARLRKEPRTGEAPADDRRTEDRTPTPQADTTPAPPPAPEPPVAATGPGGHAAQPPHHAHRSEAHTTPEPGRKKGRRGPAPRRAKEPGGGLLMGRPFGVPVYVAPSWFLVAALITWVFGGQLDRVLPELGMARYLVSLFFAVAFYASVLVHELAHTVAALRFKLPVRRIQLQFFGGVSEIEKESETPGREFVLAFVGPLLSLILGGLFYLALLTVEPGTVPGVLLAGLMISNLIVAAFNLLPGLPLDGGRMLRAVVWKLTGKPMTGTIAAAWVGRALAISVLIGLPLLTHSGALGADAEDLGGMDTVMDALLAAILAAIIWTGAGNSLRVARLREHLPDLRARALTRRAVPVETDTPLSEALRRANDAGARALVVVDADGEPLSLVREAAIVGVPEHRRPWVAVSGLAQDLTDGMRVSAELAGEDLLEVLRATPATEYLVVEESGEIYGVLSAADVERAFVKAMARPS from the coding sequence GTGGACGAGAGCGGCGGGAGCGGGCAGCCGCGATCCGGCACTGACGAGGCGGACGAGCGCCGCACGGGTCAGCCGCGACCCGGCGACCCGGCGACCACGACAGCCCGGCCGCCCGCCGACCAGGATCCGCACGACGCCGAAGCCACCGCCGACGCCGCGGCGAAAGCGGCGGACCCGGCCCACCCCGATCAGGCGGAGGGCACGACGGCAGCGCGTCTGCGCAAGGAGCCCCGAACCGGGGAGGCCCCGGCGGACGACCGGCGGACGGAAGACCGGACGCCCACGCCGCAGGCCGACACCACCCCCGCCCCGCCGCCCGCGCCCGAGCCACCCGTGGCGGCCACGGGTCCCGGCGGCCACGCGGCCCAGCCACCGCACCACGCCCACCGGTCCGAGGCCCACACCACCCCGGAACCCGGCCGCAAGAAGGGCCGAAGGGGACCCGCCCCCCGGCGGGCCAAGGAACCGGGCGGCGGCCTGCTCATGGGACGCCCCTTCGGCGTCCCCGTGTACGTGGCACCCAGCTGGTTCCTCGTCGCCGCCCTCATCACCTGGGTCTTCGGCGGCCAGCTCGACCGCGTCCTGCCCGAACTGGGCATGGCCCGCTACCTCGTCTCGCTCTTCTTCGCGGTCGCCTTCTACGCCTCCGTACTCGTCCACGAACTGGCGCACACGGTCGCGGCCCTGCGCTTCAAGCTGCCCGTGCGCCGGATCCAGCTCCAGTTCTTCGGCGGTGTCTCCGAGATCGAGAAGGAATCCGAGACACCCGGACGCGAGTTCGTCCTCGCGTTCGTCGGCCCGCTCCTGTCACTGATCCTCGGCGGCCTGTTCTACCTCGCCCTGCTGACCGTCGAACCGGGCACCGTCCCCGGCGTCCTGCTGGCCGGCCTGATGATCTCGAACCTGATCGTCGCCGCGTTCAACCTGCTCCCCGGCCTGCCGCTCGACGGCGGCCGCATGCTCCGGGCCGTCGTCTGGAAGCTGACCGGCAAGCCGATGACCGGCACCATCGCCGCCGCGTGGGTCGGCCGCGCCCTCGCGATCTCCGTACTCATCGGACTGCCCCTGCTCACCCACTCCGGCGCACTCGGCGCCGACGCCGAGGACCTCGGCGGCATGGACACCGTCATGGACGCCCTGCTCGCCGCGATCCTGGCCGCCATCATCTGGACCGGCGCCGGAAACAGCCTGCGCGTGGCCCGCCTCCGGGAACACCTGCCCGATCTCAGGGCCCGCGCCCTCACCAGGCGTGCCGTCCCCGTCGAGACCGACACCCCCCTCTCCGAAGCGCTGCGCCGCGCCAACGACGCCGGCGCACGCGCCCTAGTCGTGGTGGACGCGGACGGCGAGCCCCTCTCGCTCGTCCGCGAGGCCGCCATCGTGGGCGTACCGGAGCACCGCCGCCCCTGGGTCGCCGTCAGCGGGCTCGCCCAGGACCTGACCGACGGCATGCGCGTCTCCGCCGAACTCGCCGGAGAGGACCTGCTGGAGGTCCTGCGTGCGACTCCGGCGACCGAGTACCTCGTGGTGGAGGAGTCCGGTGAGATCTACGGCGTCCTGTCCGCGGCGGACGTGGAACGAGCCTTCGTGAAGGCGATGGCCCGCCCGAGCTGA
- a CDS encoding tRNA (adenine-N1)-methyltransferase, translating into MSEPTGAARRRGPFKVGDQVQLTDPKGRHYTFTLEAGKNFHTHKGSFPHDELIGAPEGSVVRTTGNVAYLALRPLLPDYVLSMPRGAAVVYPKDAGQILSFADIFPGARVVEAGVGSGSLSSFLLRAIGDQGMLHSYERREDFAEIAQQNVERYFGGPHPAWQLTVGDLQDNLSDTDVDRVVLDMLAPWECLEAVSKALVPGGIVCCYVATTTQLARTVESIREIGCFNEPTAWESMVRNWHIEGLAVRPDHRMIGHTGFLLTARRLADGVEPPMRRRRPSKGSYGEDYSGPNADGGAGR; encoded by the coding sequence ATGTCCGAACCGACCGGTGCCGCCCGCCGACGCGGGCCCTTCAAGGTCGGGGACCAGGTACAGCTGACCGACCCCAAGGGCCGCCACTACACGTTCACGCTCGAAGCGGGGAAGAACTTCCACACCCACAAGGGTTCCTTCCCGCACGACGAGCTGATCGGCGCTCCCGAGGGCAGCGTTGTCCGCACCACGGGGAACGTCGCCTATCTGGCGCTGCGCCCCCTGCTCCCCGACTACGTCCTGTCCATGCCCCGCGGCGCCGCCGTGGTCTATCCCAAGGACGCGGGACAGATCCTGTCCTTCGCCGACATCTTCCCCGGCGCGCGCGTCGTGGAAGCCGGCGTGGGCTCCGGCTCACTCAGCAGCTTCCTGCTCCGCGCCATCGGCGACCAGGGCATGCTGCACTCCTACGAGCGCCGCGAGGACTTCGCCGAGATCGCCCAGCAGAACGTGGAGCGCTACTTCGGCGGCCCCCACCCCGCCTGGCAGCTCACCGTCGGCGACCTCCAGGACAACCTGTCGGACACCGACGTCGACCGCGTCGTGCTCGACATGCTCGCCCCCTGGGAGTGCCTGGAGGCCGTCTCCAAGGCACTCGTGCCCGGCGGCATCGTCTGCTGCTACGTGGCGACCACCACCCAGCTCGCCCGGACCGTCGAGTCCATCCGCGAGATCGGCTGCTTCAACGAGCCGACCGCCTGGGAGTCGATGGTCCGCAACTGGCACATCGAAGGACTGGCCGTCCGCCCCGACCACCGGATGATCGGCCACACCGGCTTCCTGCTCACCGCCCGCCGCCTCGCCGACGGCGTCGAGCCGCCCATGCGCCGCCGCCGTCCCTCCAAGGGCTCGTACGGCGAGGACTACTCCGGTCCGAACGCCGACGGGGGCGCCGGCCGCTGA